Part of the Lotus japonicus ecotype B-129 chromosome 6, LjGifu_v1.2 genome, CAACAGTTCCCGACAAAATATAGGTGTTTGGAAGTCAATAGTTCCATCCCACATTTGATTGCTATGGACTAACTTCAATGGCAACCTTCCCTACACTACCAAGCTTTTCTAAGTCCCTTTGCAAGTTTGCAGCACAATACAGCAAAGGATGACTGCAAAGATATGAGATGTCCACTAAGGCAAGTATCAGTTCAagtatttcaattttcaaatcaCGGATTTAAACTTAAGACTTGTGATTTCCTGAGTAATACACCTAGCATTTAAAAACTGCCATGACTACTACTCTGTGCTAAATTTTCAATGATGTATATATTTTCAACTGGGCATCACAAGTCTTAAGTCTTAACCATCTATGTTTGATTTTCAGTTCCTGCGGTAGCTATCTTCTCCTCGCATGCATAACTGATATCATGGGGAGAATGATGTTGTAAATGGTTTAAAAAATCTCAAACAAGTATGCAAAAAACAATATACACAACGGAATGGTCGAAGATGCAGAATTCAGAATAGATGGTGACACTCACAAGGTCACCACTCCATTTGGTTTATAGGATCTTGGTAACCAATCTTCACAATGAATAAGAAAACAACAATGAAGTTTGACTCAACCTGCAAATTGAGCTCCATATGAGCACCTAAAAACTTGATGATGGTTATTCGCAAATATACCTCCCACATAAAATAATTCAATCAAATCTTCCCCCAAGTTCCCAATATAACTGCCAATACCCACAGCCTAGTTTCAGTTTGAGCAAAATCAGATATCAAAACTGCATGAAACATATATAGTTACATGATAAATAAGCATATACATCACAGGTTGGCACATAAAGGACCCATAATCTCACTTCCTACCGTTGTTCAAATGGAAGAAGAAGCCACGAGAGAACACCAAAAACAAAAGACAGGTGATGATATAAAATTTCTACAACTCACATCCAGACCACCAGTTGAAGGTTAATGCAACAAGTACAGGGCAATGCAATGCAACAAATATGAAGTAGtataggagaaaaaaaaaagtaaacaagTCCTCAAATTGTGCTTCTACTCTATTATTAcagaaaatcaaaatataaccATTCATCAGAGCAGGACAATTGACACCATATAACAAAACCTTAACAGTAATACTAATAACTAATAAGTAGCAGTTTATATTCAGCTCATGAGGTCAATTACAAATTACAATCTAAATACTCAATATATGTaaggaaaacaaaaaagaaccaaaacacaataaagaaagaaagaacatagAGTACAACCAGGGAAGATCTGTAGTTCTGTACAAGTGGACACTATGTGATCTTAAATTATAACCATAGCTACTAGCTAGGAAGATGCTAAACAGGAGGTATGTTAGAGAAAGAGAACCCTTTGTAACCCTTGTAGGCATAATATGCAATCCTTGTGTAGTAGAAACCAGGTATGAACAAGAGCATTCCCAGTATTGCAAAGAACAGCCCTATCAACCattcaaacaaacaaaaaaaaaccaaaaatcaatcaaaaataGAAATATAGAACAATAGTAAAAAAGTTTTCAACTTTAGCAGCAATCTCTAATTCCCCAGCTACCCATTTACAATCTCTACCCTCTAATCCGAAATTTAATATCTTTTCTAGAATTAGAAAtgtaaaaatcaaattttgagGGGTTTTGAGAAGACCCAGATGGAATTTAAAAGAGGGTTTTTGATACCGTGAGCTCTGTCACCACCGACATGGTTGTAGGCCATGAGGGAGCCGATGACGATGCCGAGAACGCCGAAGACGAGAAGGGAAACGGCGAGGCCGATCTCCTTGATGGGTGGCTTGTTGTTGACGGTGTAGGAGGTTTCGAAGAGATCTTCGTCTGTGATGGAGAAAGCGTGATCTACGTATGCCATTGTTGTTGTAGATTTGGGTGGAGGAGAAGGGGTTGCGTTGGGTTGAGACGGCGGTGGAGGTGGCGGTGGGTTGAATTCAGCTTTCGCTTGCTTTTCAAGACTCTATGGAGTTGGTTGGGTGTTCTCAAATTGTGACTTTTCACAAAGCAAGCAAAGCATagatcaaatatatatatatttatatttattggttttGTATATTCTATTCTGAGAATACAAGGATTCTTGTGAGAAAATgaaattttgtttattttttacttataactttgtttttatattttggcCTTTTAGGGAGATGGGTAGAGCTTAACTTTATCTTATGCTATTTCATGGTTGTAAGGATAAACTTGTTTAGATAAGATAAGTTATATCTTAtcctattttaatttaatatttactaTTAATTTTTCCTGTTTTAATATAATACCTATACTTAAATATTGAGCTAATTAAAATGAGTTATATTTTTAATCCACCCTTCGTACATTACATTTGAGTACACAATCTTGAATCTCATGAAGCCATATCTTTAACTTTTGACATaaattttcatattaaataaaaattaaattagtatTTAACTACTTTTTTGAAAAGATATTCAATCAAagcatgaattttttatttttaatcattGTTTAAGTTTAATCCAATCAATCTAAATTATTAGCTTCGTTTTCTTTCTCAATGTATTTTTATAGCCGATAGTTATGAGACCAATTTCTCGAGACTACGATCACGATAAGTGAATAGGTTTTTCCAAACAAATATTTTTCCATACAGATCGTTTACGGATCGAACTCTACCGGttggaatataatataaaatcattcatttaaCTCTTATTCAATAGCTTAAGTTTTTGAGATAATGAATTGCTTAACACTAGCTCTTAAGGAACTCGGCTATATAAATAAGTTTTTAGTACTAATTGTGTTTTAAATGATtattcaacttattttttaattttttccattAACGTTTTCAATACCCATCTTacacttttattttcatttttgaacACAACTTTTTCCTTATAATAATGTATCAAAGTGTCTCACGGCTCCAAATTTTCAACATTCAACTCTTCCTTGCCCatcttaaacattttttttttcattttagctAATTGATAATTTGGCAAAGTTCCACCCTTTACTGAAGGTTCTTACACCATGTCGGCCTTACTTTTCCAAAAATGTTTAATTTGGTTGTTTTGATTGTTGACTTAGGAGTTAGGACCCAAATGTCACACCATGCGTTTTACAGTTTTGTTTTGGAGCTGTCACACTTACTTGAGGTGATTTTCTTCTATATTATTTCATGGAAGATGCAAGCTAATTATTGTCCAAACTAGCTTTTTAGTCCAATATTTTCCACAACCTAGTGGTTCAAACTTTTGACTTTTATAAATCCACATGTATAAAGTGGTAAGGAAAATGATTGTAAGGTTAGATCTGCTATAGTTTGCAGTAAGTCAATGCCAAAGTCAAGCCCAGCTTCATCTTTGCTTTTTGCTCTTCCCTTTGTTAAATTGATAGCAGAGTAGAAGCTTGAGGttgaggttgaatctccatgtTGGAGCAAATGGTTAGTGGATAATCAGGAAAAAGCTTTTGCTTGGTGGAAAAAAGAAGCTATCTTTTAAGATGGCCCAGCCTATAGTGACCTTCATAGTGCAAAGTCTTGGTGATTTGCTCATTCAAGAAGCTGTTTTCTTGTATGGGGTGGAAGACAAAGTGGAGCAGCTGAGAACTGAATTGAGGATGATGCAGTCTTACTTGCAAGATGCAGACAGAAGGCAAGACGAAGCTGAAGTCCTCCGCAACTGGATTTCAGAAATCAGAGAAGCTGCTtatgattctgatgatgttaTTGAGGCATATGCactcagaggaagaagaaacttgACTGCAGGTACtaccctgaacctgaacctcATCAAAAAGTGTGCTTTATTCATCAGACGGTTCATAGAAATCCATCAGGTTGGATCTCAGGTTGATAACATCATAGAAAGAATCTCTAGCATCACAAAGAGTCTTGAAACTTTTGGCATTCAATCTGAAAGAGGAGCAGCTTCAGATTCTGTGCAAGGGAGACAGAGATCTTTGAGGAGATCTTACTCTCATATCACTGAAGAGGACATAATTGGTGTGGATGATGATGTGAAGACTTTGGAGTCATGTTTGATTGACACCAAAAAAAGCTATAGAGTAGTTGCAATTTGTGGGATGGGGGGTTTAGGAAAGACTACATTGGCTAAAAAAGTGTACCATAGTAGTGATATCAGGCACCATTTTGATAGCTTTGCTTGGGCTCACATATCTCAGCATTGCCAAGCAAGGTATGTGTGGGAAGGGATTCTGTTTAAGCTGATCTCTCCTTCTAAAGAGCAAAGAGAAGAAATTGCCAATTTGAGAGATGATGAGCTTGCAAGGATGCTTAAGGAAGTTCAAGTGGAGAAGAAATGCTTGGTTGTGCTTGATGATATTTGGAGTGCAGATACATGGAGTCATCTTAGTCCTGCATTCCCAACTGGGAGATCACTATCGGCAGTTGGTAGTAAAATATTGCTAACTACTAGAAACACTGATGTTGCATTGCATATGGAACCTACTCGCTATCTTCATGAACCAAGGTGTTTAGATGAAGATGACAGCTGGGTGTTGTTCCAAAAGAAGGCATTTCCAGAAAATGATGATCCAGGTACATAGATTTGCATTACCCTCTTCCTATAATATAACGTGCTCATAACATTGTTTAGACATGTTGATAAATTGCTAGTTTCTATATTTTAAAGCTTCAAATTTTACTTTCTTTTAGTAATTAAGGAATGGTTTTTGATTGAAACCAAACAATTAATCTATGTTTATAAGTTCATAGAACTCAGCAAACCAGACATACAAAAAAATGAGCTAGAATTCCTGTTCTTGCATGAGCTCATTTAAGAAAGTAACAGTTGTCAAATCTTGTAAtgacctctataaattttctcTGCACATTTTAGAATTGGGAAGTCATAAATAGCCACATTTATTCAttaatgaaattttaaaatCGCCTTACTTCACAATT contains:
- the LOC130724619 gene encoding uncharacterized protein LOC130724619, encoding MAYVDHAFSITDEDLFETSYTVNNKPPIKEIGLAVSLLVFGVLGIVIGSLMAYNHVGGDRAHGLFFAILGMLLFIPGFYYTRIAYYAYKGYKGFSFSNIPPV